One part of the Symphalangus syndactylus isolate Jambi chromosome 1, NHGRI_mSymSyn1-v2.1_pri, whole genome shotgun sequence genome encodes these proteins:
- the GORASP1 gene encoding Golgi reassembly-stacking protein 1 isoform X3, which translates to MGLGVSAEQPAGGAEGFHLHGVQENSPAQQAGLEPYFDFIITIGHSRLNKENDTLKALLKANVEKPVKLEVFNMKTMRVREVEVVPSNMWGGQGLLGASVRFCSFRRASEQVWHVLDVEPSSPAALAGLCPYTDYVVGSDQILQESEDFFTLIESHEGKPLKLMVYNSKSDSCREVTVTPNAAWGGEGSLGCGIGYGYLHRIPTQPPSYHKKPPGTPPPSAPPPGAPPPDALPPGPTPEDSPSLETGSRQSDYMEALLQAPGSSMEDPLPGPGSPSHSAPDPDGLPHFMETPLQPPPPVQRVMDPGFLDVSGISLLDNSNDSVWPSLPSSTELTTTAVSTSGPEDICSSISSHERGGEATWSGSEFEVSFLDSPGAQAQVDHLPQLTLPDSLTSAASPEDGLSAELLEAQAEEEPASTEGLDIGTEAEGLASQAQISTTE; encoded by the exons ATGGGCCTGGGCGTCAGCGCTGAGCAGCCCGCAGGCGGCGCCGAGGGCTTCCACCTCCACGGG GTGCAGGAGAACTCCCCAGCCCAGCAGGCGGGCCTGGAGCCCTACTTTGACTTCATCATCACCATTGGGCACTCGAGGCTG AACAAGGAGAATGACACCCTGAAGGCACTACTGAAAGCCAATGTGGAGAAGCCCGTGAAGCTGGAGGTGTTCAATATGAAGACCATGAGGGTGCGCGAGGTGGAGGTGGTGCCCAGCAACATGTGGGGCGGCCAGGGCCTACTGGGTGCCAGCGTGCGCTTTTGCAGCTTCCGCAGGGCCAGTGAGCAGGTGTGGCATGTGCTG GATGTGGAACCATCTTCACCTGCTGCCCTTGCCGGCCTGTGCCCCTATACAGACTATGTGGTTGGTTCGGACCAGATTCTCCAGGAG TCCGAGGACTTCTTTACGCTCATCGAGTCTCATGAGGGGAAGCCCTTGAAGCTGATGGTGTATAACTCCAAGTCAGACTCCTGCCGGGAGGTGACTGTAACTCCCAACGCAGCCTGGGGTGGAGAGGGCAG TCTGGGATGTGGCATTGGCTATGGGTATCTACACCGGATCCCAACTCAGCCCCCCAGCTACCACAAGAAGCCACCTGGCACTCCACCACCTTCTGCTCCACCACCTGGTGCCCCACCACCTGATGCCCTACCACCTGGACCCACCCCCGAGGACTCTCCTTCCCTGGAGACAGGTTCCAGGCAGAGTGACTACATGGAG gCCCTGCTGCAGGCACCTGGCTCCTCCATGGAGGATCCCCTTCCTGGGCCTGGGAGTCCCAGCCACAGTGCTCCGGACCCTGATGGACTTCCCCATTTCATGGAGACTCCTCTTCAGCCCCCACCTCCAGTGCAGCGAGTCATGGACCCAG GCTTCCTGGACGTGTCGGGAATTTCCCTCTTGGACAACAGCAATGACAGTGTGTGGCCCAGCCTGCCCTCTTCCACAGAACTGACCACCACAGCTGTCTCAACCTCAGGGCCAGAGGACATCTGCTCCAGCATCAGTTCTCATGAGCGGGGTG GTGAGGCTACATGGTCTGGGTCAGAGTTTGAGGTCTCCTTCCTGGACAGCCCAGGTGCCCAAGCCCAGGTGGACCACCTGCCTCAGCTGACTCTTCCTGACAGTCTcacctctgcagcctcaccagaaGATGGGCTGTCCGCCGAGCTGCTTGAAGCTC
- the GORASP1 gene encoding Golgi reassembly-stacking protein 1 isoform X5 → MGLGVSAEQPAGGAEGFHLHGVQENSPAQQAGLEPYFDFIITIGHSRLNKENDTLKALLKANVEKPVKLEVFNMKTMRVREVEVVPSNMWGGQGLLGASVRFCSFRRASEQVWHVLDVEPSSPAALAGLCPYTDYVVGSDQILQESEDFFTLIESHEGKPLKLMVYNSKSDSCREPPSYHKKPPGTPPPSAPPPGAPPPDALPPGPTPEDSPSLETGSRQSDYMEALLQAPGSSMEDPLPGPGSPSHSAPDPDGLPHFMETPLQPPPPVQRVMDPGFLDVSGISLLDNSNDSVWPSLPSSTELTTTAVSTSGPEDICSSISSHERGGEATWSGSEFEVSFLDSPGAQAQVDHLPQLTLPDSLTSAASPEDGLSAELLEAQAEEEPASTEGLDIGTEAEGLASQAQISTTE, encoded by the exons ATGGGCCTGGGCGTCAGCGCTGAGCAGCCCGCAGGCGGCGCCGAGGGCTTCCACCTCCACGGG GTGCAGGAGAACTCCCCAGCCCAGCAGGCGGGCCTGGAGCCCTACTTTGACTTCATCATCACCATTGGGCACTCGAGGCTG AACAAGGAGAATGACACCCTGAAGGCACTACTGAAAGCCAATGTGGAGAAGCCCGTGAAGCTGGAGGTGTTCAATATGAAGACCATGAGGGTGCGCGAGGTGGAGGTGGTGCCCAGCAACATGTGGGGCGGCCAGGGCCTACTGGGTGCCAGCGTGCGCTTTTGCAGCTTCCGCAGGGCCAGTGAGCAGGTGTGGCATGTGCTG GATGTGGAACCATCTTCACCTGCTGCCCTTGCCGGCCTGTGCCCCTATACAGACTATGTGGTTGGTTCGGACCAGATTCTCCAGGAG TCCGAGGACTTCTTTACGCTCATCGAGTCTCATGAGGGGAAGCCCTTGAAGCTGATGGTGTATAACTCCAAGTCAGACTCCTGCCGGGAG CCCCCCAGCTACCACAAGAAGCCACCTGGCACTCCACCACCTTCTGCTCCACCACCTGGTGCCCCACCACCTGATGCCCTACCACCTGGACCCACCCCCGAGGACTCTCCTTCCCTGGAGACAGGTTCCAGGCAGAGTGACTACATGGAG gCCCTGCTGCAGGCACCTGGCTCCTCCATGGAGGATCCCCTTCCTGGGCCTGGGAGTCCCAGCCACAGTGCTCCGGACCCTGATGGACTTCCCCATTTCATGGAGACTCCTCTTCAGCCCCCACCTCCAGTGCAGCGAGTCATGGACCCAG GCTTCCTGGACGTGTCGGGAATTTCCCTCTTGGACAACAGCAATGACAGTGTGTGGCCCAGCCTGCCCTCTTCCACAGAACTGACCACCACAGCTGTCTCAACCTCAGGGCCAGAGGACATCTGCTCCAGCATCAGTTCTCATGAGCGGGGTG GTGAGGCTACATGGTCTGGGTCAGAGTTTGAGGTCTCCTTCCTGGACAGCCCAGGTGCCCAAGCCCAGGTGGACCACCTGCCTCAGCTGACTCTTCCTGACAGTCTcacctctgcagcctcaccagaaGATGGGCTGTCCGCCGAGCTGCTTGAAGCTC
- the GORASP1 gene encoding Golgi reassembly-stacking protein 1 isoform X7, whose protein sequence is MGLGVSAEQPAGGAEGFHLHGVQENSPAQQAGLEPYFDFIITIGHSRLNKENDTLKALLKANVEKPVKLEVFNMKTMRVREVEVVPSNMWGGQGLLGASVRFCSFRRASEQVWHVLDVEPSSPAALAGLCPYTDYVVGSDQILQEPPSYHKKPPGTPPPSAPPPGAPPPDALPPGPTPEDSPSLETGSRQSDYMEALLQAPGSSMEDPLPGPGSPSHSAPDPDGLPHFMETPLQPPPPVQRVMDPGFLDVSGISLLDNSNDSVWPSLPSSTELTTTAVSTSGPEDICSSISSHERGGEATWSGSEFEVSFLDSPGAQAQVDHLPQLTLPDSLTSAASPEDGLSAELLEAQAEEEPASTEGLDIGTEAEGLASQAQISTTE, encoded by the exons ATGGGCCTGGGCGTCAGCGCTGAGCAGCCCGCAGGCGGCGCCGAGGGCTTCCACCTCCACGGG GTGCAGGAGAACTCCCCAGCCCAGCAGGCGGGCCTGGAGCCCTACTTTGACTTCATCATCACCATTGGGCACTCGAGGCTG AACAAGGAGAATGACACCCTGAAGGCACTACTGAAAGCCAATGTGGAGAAGCCCGTGAAGCTGGAGGTGTTCAATATGAAGACCATGAGGGTGCGCGAGGTGGAGGTGGTGCCCAGCAACATGTGGGGCGGCCAGGGCCTACTGGGTGCCAGCGTGCGCTTTTGCAGCTTCCGCAGGGCCAGTGAGCAGGTGTGGCATGTGCTG GATGTGGAACCATCTTCACCTGCTGCCCTTGCCGGCCTGTGCCCCTATACAGACTATGTGGTTGGTTCGGACCAGATTCTCCAGGAG CCCCCCAGCTACCACAAGAAGCCACCTGGCACTCCACCACCTTCTGCTCCACCACCTGGTGCCCCACCACCTGATGCCCTACCACCTGGACCCACCCCCGAGGACTCTCCTTCCCTGGAGACAGGTTCCAGGCAGAGTGACTACATGGAG gCCCTGCTGCAGGCACCTGGCTCCTCCATGGAGGATCCCCTTCCTGGGCCTGGGAGTCCCAGCCACAGTGCTCCGGACCCTGATGGACTTCCCCATTTCATGGAGACTCCTCTTCAGCCCCCACCTCCAGTGCAGCGAGTCATGGACCCAG GCTTCCTGGACGTGTCGGGAATTTCCCTCTTGGACAACAGCAATGACAGTGTGTGGCCCAGCCTGCCCTCTTCCACAGAACTGACCACCACAGCTGTCTCAACCTCAGGGCCAGAGGACATCTGCTCCAGCATCAGTTCTCATGAGCGGGGTG GTGAGGCTACATGGTCTGGGTCAGAGTTTGAGGTCTCCTTCCTGGACAGCCCAGGTGCCCAAGCCCAGGTGGACCACCTGCCTCAGCTGACTCTTCCTGACAGTCTcacctctgcagcctcaccagaaGATGGGCTGTCCGCCGAGCTGCTTGAAGCTC
- the GORASP1 gene encoding Golgi reassembly-stacking protein 1 isoform X10 has translation MGLGVSAEQPAGGAEGFHLHGVQENSPAQQAGLEPYFDFIITIGHSRLNKENDTLKALLKANVEKPVKLEVFNMKTMRVREVEVVPSNMWGGQGLLGASVRFCSFRRASEQVWHVLDVEPSSPAALAGLCPYTDYVVGSDQILQESEDFFTLIESHEGKPLKLMVYNSKSDSCREVTVTPNAAWGGEGSLGCGIGYGYLHRIPTQPPSYHKKPPGTPPPSAPPPGAPPPDALPPGPTPEDSPSLETGSRQSDYMEALLQAPGSSMEDPLPGPGSPSHSAPDPDGLPHFMETPLQPPPPVQRVMDPGFLDVSGISLLDNSNDSVWPSLPSSTELTTTAVSTSGPEDICSSISSHERGAF, from the exons ATGGGCCTGGGCGTCAGCGCTGAGCAGCCCGCAGGCGGCGCCGAGGGCTTCCACCTCCACGGG GTGCAGGAGAACTCCCCAGCCCAGCAGGCGGGCCTGGAGCCCTACTTTGACTTCATCATCACCATTGGGCACTCGAGGCTG AACAAGGAGAATGACACCCTGAAGGCACTACTGAAAGCCAATGTGGAGAAGCCCGTGAAGCTGGAGGTGTTCAATATGAAGACCATGAGGGTGCGCGAGGTGGAGGTGGTGCCCAGCAACATGTGGGGCGGCCAGGGCCTACTGGGTGCCAGCGTGCGCTTTTGCAGCTTCCGCAGGGCCAGTGAGCAGGTGTGGCATGTGCTG GATGTGGAACCATCTTCACCTGCTGCCCTTGCCGGCCTGTGCCCCTATACAGACTATGTGGTTGGTTCGGACCAGATTCTCCAGGAG TCCGAGGACTTCTTTACGCTCATCGAGTCTCATGAGGGGAAGCCCTTGAAGCTGATGGTGTATAACTCCAAGTCAGACTCCTGCCGGGAGGTGACTGTAACTCCCAACGCAGCCTGGGGTGGAGAGGGCAG TCTGGGATGTGGCATTGGCTATGGGTATCTACACCGGATCCCAACTCAGCCCCCCAGCTACCACAAGAAGCCACCTGGCACTCCACCACCTTCTGCTCCACCACCTGGTGCCCCACCACCTGATGCCCTACCACCTGGACCCACCCCCGAGGACTCTCCTTCCCTGGAGACAGGTTCCAGGCAGAGTGACTACATGGAG gCCCTGCTGCAGGCACCTGGCTCCTCCATGGAGGATCCCCTTCCTGGGCCTGGGAGTCCCAGCCACAGTGCTCCGGACCCTGATGGACTTCCCCATTTCATGGAGACTCCTCTTCAGCCCCCACCTCCAGTGCAGCGAGTCATGGACCCAG GCTTCCTGGACGTGTCGGGAATTTCCCTCTTGGACAACAGCAATGACAGTGTGTGGCCCAGCCTGCCCTCTTCCACAGAACTGACCACCACAGCTGTCTCAACCTCAGGGCCAGAGGACATCTGCTCCAGCATCAGTTCTCATGAGCGGGGTG
- the GORASP1 gene encoding Golgi reassembly-stacking protein 1 isoform X11 — MGLGVSAEQPAGGAEGFHLHGDVEPSSPAALAGLCPYTDYVVGSDQILQESEDFFTLIESHEGKPLKLMVYNSKSDSCREVTVTPNAAWGGEGSLGCGIGYGYLHRIPTQPPSYHKKPPGTPPPSAPPPGAPPPDALPPGPTPEDSPSLETGSRQSDYMEALLQAPGSSMEDPLPGPGSPSHSAPDPDGLPHFMETPLQPPPPVQRVMDPGFLDVSGISLLDNSNDSVWPSLPSSTELTTTAVSTSGPEDICSSISSHERGGEATWSGSEFEVSFLDSPGAQAQVDHLPQLTLPDSLTSAASPEDGLSAELLEAQAEEEPASTEGLDIGTEAEGLASQAQISTTE, encoded by the exons ATGGGCCTGGGCGTCAGCGCTGAGCAGCCCGCAGGCGGCGCCGAGGGCTTCCACCTCCACGGG GATGTGGAACCATCTTCACCTGCTGCCCTTGCCGGCCTGTGCCCCTATACAGACTATGTGGTTGGTTCGGACCAGATTCTCCAGGAG TCCGAGGACTTCTTTACGCTCATCGAGTCTCATGAGGGGAAGCCCTTGAAGCTGATGGTGTATAACTCCAAGTCAGACTCCTGCCGGGAGGTGACTGTAACTCCCAACGCAGCCTGGGGTGGAGAGGGCAG TCTGGGATGTGGCATTGGCTATGGGTATCTACACCGGATCCCAACTCAGCCCCCCAGCTACCACAAGAAGCCACCTGGCACTCCACCACCTTCTGCTCCACCACCTGGTGCCCCACCACCTGATGCCCTACCACCTGGACCCACCCCCGAGGACTCTCCTTCCCTGGAGACAGGTTCCAGGCAGAGTGACTACATGGAG gCCCTGCTGCAGGCACCTGGCTCCTCCATGGAGGATCCCCTTCCTGGGCCTGGGAGTCCCAGCCACAGTGCTCCGGACCCTGATGGACTTCCCCATTTCATGGAGACTCCTCTTCAGCCCCCACCTCCAGTGCAGCGAGTCATGGACCCAG GCTTCCTGGACGTGTCGGGAATTTCCCTCTTGGACAACAGCAATGACAGTGTGTGGCCCAGCCTGCCCTCTTCCACAGAACTGACCACCACAGCTGTCTCAACCTCAGGGCCAGAGGACATCTGCTCCAGCATCAGTTCTCATGAGCGGGGTG GTGAGGCTACATGGTCTGGGTCAGAGTTTGAGGTCTCCTTCCTGGACAGCCCAGGTGCCCAAGCCCAGGTGGACCACCTGCCTCAGCTGACTCTTCCTGACAGTCTcacctctgcagcctcaccagaaGATGGGCTGTCCGCCGAGCTGCTTGAAGCTC
- the GORASP1 gene encoding Golgi reassembly-stacking protein 1 isoform X6, whose protein sequence is MPLHGGLGEQASGKWRRSGVPRTECAVKVQENSPAQQAGLEPYFDFIITIGHSRLNKENDTLKALLKANVEKPVKLEVFNMKTMRVREVEVVPSNMWGGQGLLGASVRFCSFRRASEQVWHVLDVEPSSPAALAGLCPYTDYVVGSDQILQEPPSYHKKPPGTPPPSAPPPGAPPPDALPPGPTPEDSPSLETGSRQSDYMEALLQAPGSSMEDPLPGPGSPSHSAPDPDGLPHFMETPLQPPPPVQRVMDPGFLDVSGISLLDNSNDSVWPSLPSSTELTTTAVSTSGPEDICSSISSHERGGEATWSGSEFEVSFLDSPGAQAQVDHLPQLTLPDSLTSAASPEDGLSAELLEAQAEEEPASTEGLDIGTEAEGLASQAQISTTE, encoded by the exons ATGCCGCTACATGGAGGTCTGGGCGAGCAGGCTTCCGGAAAGTGGAGACGGAGTGGGGTTCCTAGAACGGAGTGTGCTGTGAAG GTGCAGGAGAACTCCCCAGCCCAGCAGGCGGGCCTGGAGCCCTACTTTGACTTCATCATCACCATTGGGCACTCGAGGCTG AACAAGGAGAATGACACCCTGAAGGCACTACTGAAAGCCAATGTGGAGAAGCCCGTGAAGCTGGAGGTGTTCAATATGAAGACCATGAGGGTGCGCGAGGTGGAGGTGGTGCCCAGCAACATGTGGGGCGGCCAGGGCCTACTGGGTGCCAGCGTGCGCTTTTGCAGCTTCCGCAGGGCCAGTGAGCAGGTGTGGCATGTGCTG GATGTGGAACCATCTTCACCTGCTGCCCTTGCCGGCCTGTGCCCCTATACAGACTATGTGGTTGGTTCGGACCAGATTCTCCAGGAG CCCCCCAGCTACCACAAGAAGCCACCTGGCACTCCACCACCTTCTGCTCCACCACCTGGTGCCCCACCACCTGATGCCCTACCACCTGGACCCACCCCCGAGGACTCTCCTTCCCTGGAGACAGGTTCCAGGCAGAGTGACTACATGGAG gCCCTGCTGCAGGCACCTGGCTCCTCCATGGAGGATCCCCTTCCTGGGCCTGGGAGTCCCAGCCACAGTGCTCCGGACCCTGATGGACTTCCCCATTTCATGGAGACTCCTCTTCAGCCCCCACCTCCAGTGCAGCGAGTCATGGACCCAG GCTTCCTGGACGTGTCGGGAATTTCCCTCTTGGACAACAGCAATGACAGTGTGTGGCCCAGCCTGCCCTCTTCCACAGAACTGACCACCACAGCTGTCTCAACCTCAGGGCCAGAGGACATCTGCTCCAGCATCAGTTCTCATGAGCGGGGTG GTGAGGCTACATGGTCTGGGTCAGAGTTTGAGGTCTCCTTCCTGGACAGCCCAGGTGCCCAAGCCCAGGTGGACCACCTGCCTCAGCTGACTCTTCCTGACAGTCTcacctctgcagcctcaccagaaGATGGGCTGTCCGCCGAGCTGCTTGAAGCTC
- the GORASP1 gene encoding Golgi reassembly-stacking protein 1 isoform X1 has product MPLHGGLGEQASGKWRRSGVPRTECAVKVQENSPAQQAGLEPYFDFIITIGHSRLNKENDTLKALLKANVEKPVKLEVFNMKTMRVREVEVVPSNMWGGQGLLGASVRFCSFRRASEQVWHVLDVEPSSPAALAGLCPYTDYVVGSDQILQESEDFFTLIESHEGKPLKLMVYNSKSDSCREVTVTPNAAWGGEGSLGCGIGYGYLHRIPTQPPSYHKKPPGTPPPSAPPPGAPPPDALPPGPTPEDSPSLETGSRQSDYMEALLQAPGSSMEDPLPGPGSPSHSAPDPDGLPHFMETPLQPPPPVQRVMDPGFLDVSGISLLDNSNDSVWPSLPSSTELTTTAVSTSGPEDICSSISSHERGGEATWSGSEFEVSFLDSPGAQAQVDHLPQLTLPDSLTSAASPEDGLSAELLEAQAEEEPASTEGLDIGTEAEGLASQAQISTTE; this is encoded by the exons ATGCCGCTACATGGAGGTCTGGGCGAGCAGGCTTCCGGAAAGTGGAGACGGAGTGGGGTTCCTAGAACGGAGTGTGCTGTGAAG GTGCAGGAGAACTCCCCAGCCCAGCAGGCGGGCCTGGAGCCCTACTTTGACTTCATCATCACCATTGGGCACTCGAGGCTG AACAAGGAGAATGACACCCTGAAGGCACTACTGAAAGCCAATGTGGAGAAGCCCGTGAAGCTGGAGGTGTTCAATATGAAGACCATGAGGGTGCGCGAGGTGGAGGTGGTGCCCAGCAACATGTGGGGCGGCCAGGGCCTACTGGGTGCCAGCGTGCGCTTTTGCAGCTTCCGCAGGGCCAGTGAGCAGGTGTGGCATGTGCTG GATGTGGAACCATCTTCACCTGCTGCCCTTGCCGGCCTGTGCCCCTATACAGACTATGTGGTTGGTTCGGACCAGATTCTCCAGGAG TCCGAGGACTTCTTTACGCTCATCGAGTCTCATGAGGGGAAGCCCTTGAAGCTGATGGTGTATAACTCCAAGTCAGACTCCTGCCGGGAGGTGACTGTAACTCCCAACGCAGCCTGGGGTGGAGAGGGCAG TCTGGGATGTGGCATTGGCTATGGGTATCTACACCGGATCCCAACTCAGCCCCCCAGCTACCACAAGAAGCCACCTGGCACTCCACCACCTTCTGCTCCACCACCTGGTGCCCCACCACCTGATGCCCTACCACCTGGACCCACCCCCGAGGACTCTCCTTCCCTGGAGACAGGTTCCAGGCAGAGTGACTACATGGAG gCCCTGCTGCAGGCACCTGGCTCCTCCATGGAGGATCCCCTTCCTGGGCCTGGGAGTCCCAGCCACAGTGCTCCGGACCCTGATGGACTTCCCCATTTCATGGAGACTCCTCTTCAGCCCCCACCTCCAGTGCAGCGAGTCATGGACCCAG GCTTCCTGGACGTGTCGGGAATTTCCCTCTTGGACAACAGCAATGACAGTGTGTGGCCCAGCCTGCCCTCTTCCACAGAACTGACCACCACAGCTGTCTCAACCTCAGGGCCAGAGGACATCTGCTCCAGCATCAGTTCTCATGAGCGGGGTG GTGAGGCTACATGGTCTGGGTCAGAGTTTGAGGTCTCCTTCCTGGACAGCCCAGGTGCCCAAGCCCAGGTGGACCACCTGCCTCAGCTGACTCTTCCTGACAGTCTcacctctgcagcctcaccagaaGATGGGCTGTCCGCCGAGCTGCTTGAAGCTC
- the GORASP1 gene encoding Golgi reassembly-stacking protein 1 isoform X4 has protein sequence MPLHGGLGEQASGKWRRSGVPRTECAVKVQENSPAQQAGLEPYFDFIITIGHSRLNKENDTLKALLKANVEKPVKLEVFNMKTMRVREVEVVPSNMWGGQGLLGASVRFCSFRRASEQVWHVLDVEPSSPAALAGLCPYTDYVVGSDQILQESEDFFTLIESHEGKPLKLMVYNSKSDSCREPPSYHKKPPGTPPPSAPPPGAPPPDALPPGPTPEDSPSLETGSRQSDYMEALLQAPGSSMEDPLPGPGSPSHSAPDPDGLPHFMETPLQPPPPVQRVMDPGFLDVSGISLLDNSNDSVWPSLPSSTELTTTAVSTSGPEDICSSISSHERGGEATWSGSEFEVSFLDSPGAQAQVDHLPQLTLPDSLTSAASPEDGLSAELLEAQAEEEPASTEGLDIGTEAEGLASQAQISTTE, from the exons ATGCCGCTACATGGAGGTCTGGGCGAGCAGGCTTCCGGAAAGTGGAGACGGAGTGGGGTTCCTAGAACGGAGTGTGCTGTGAAG GTGCAGGAGAACTCCCCAGCCCAGCAGGCGGGCCTGGAGCCCTACTTTGACTTCATCATCACCATTGGGCACTCGAGGCTG AACAAGGAGAATGACACCCTGAAGGCACTACTGAAAGCCAATGTGGAGAAGCCCGTGAAGCTGGAGGTGTTCAATATGAAGACCATGAGGGTGCGCGAGGTGGAGGTGGTGCCCAGCAACATGTGGGGCGGCCAGGGCCTACTGGGTGCCAGCGTGCGCTTTTGCAGCTTCCGCAGGGCCAGTGAGCAGGTGTGGCATGTGCTG GATGTGGAACCATCTTCACCTGCTGCCCTTGCCGGCCTGTGCCCCTATACAGACTATGTGGTTGGTTCGGACCAGATTCTCCAGGAG TCCGAGGACTTCTTTACGCTCATCGAGTCTCATGAGGGGAAGCCCTTGAAGCTGATGGTGTATAACTCCAAGTCAGACTCCTGCCGGGAG CCCCCCAGCTACCACAAGAAGCCACCTGGCACTCCACCACCTTCTGCTCCACCACCTGGTGCCCCACCACCTGATGCCCTACCACCTGGACCCACCCCCGAGGACTCTCCTTCCCTGGAGACAGGTTCCAGGCAGAGTGACTACATGGAG gCCCTGCTGCAGGCACCTGGCTCCTCCATGGAGGATCCCCTTCCTGGGCCTGGGAGTCCCAGCCACAGTGCTCCGGACCCTGATGGACTTCCCCATTTCATGGAGACTCCTCTTCAGCCCCCACCTCCAGTGCAGCGAGTCATGGACCCAG GCTTCCTGGACGTGTCGGGAATTTCCCTCTTGGACAACAGCAATGACAGTGTGTGGCCCAGCCTGCCCTCTTCCACAGAACTGACCACCACAGCTGTCTCAACCTCAGGGCCAGAGGACATCTGCTCCAGCATCAGTTCTCATGAGCGGGGTG GTGAGGCTACATGGTCTGGGTCAGAGTTTGAGGTCTCCTTCCTGGACAGCCCAGGTGCCCAAGCCCAGGTGGACCACCTGCCTCAGCTGACTCTTCCTGACAGTCTcacctctgcagcctcaccagaaGATGGGCTGTCCGCCGAGCTGCTTGAAGCTC
- the GORASP1 gene encoding Golgi reassembly-stacking protein 1 isoform X9, with protein MPLHGGLGEQASGKWRRSGVPRTECAVKVQENSPAQQAGLEPYFDFIITIGHSRLNKENDTLKALLKANVEKPVKLEVFNMKTMRVREVEVVPSNMWGGQGLLGASVRFCSFRRASEQVWHVLDVEPSSPAALAGLCPYTDYVVGSDQILQESEDFFTLIESHEGKPLKLMVYNSKSDSCREVTVTPNAAWGGEGSLGCGIGYGYLHRIPTQPPSYHKKPPGTPPPSAPPPGAPPPDALPPGPTPEDSPSLETGSRQSDYMEALLQAPGSSMEDPLPGPGSPSHSAPDPDGLPHFMETPLQPPPPVQRVMDPGFLDVSGISLLDNSNDSVWPSLPSSTELTTTAVSTSGPEDICSSISSHERGAF; from the exons ATGCCGCTACATGGAGGTCTGGGCGAGCAGGCTTCCGGAAAGTGGAGACGGAGTGGGGTTCCTAGAACGGAGTGTGCTGTGAAG GTGCAGGAGAACTCCCCAGCCCAGCAGGCGGGCCTGGAGCCCTACTTTGACTTCATCATCACCATTGGGCACTCGAGGCTG AACAAGGAGAATGACACCCTGAAGGCACTACTGAAAGCCAATGTGGAGAAGCCCGTGAAGCTGGAGGTGTTCAATATGAAGACCATGAGGGTGCGCGAGGTGGAGGTGGTGCCCAGCAACATGTGGGGCGGCCAGGGCCTACTGGGTGCCAGCGTGCGCTTTTGCAGCTTCCGCAGGGCCAGTGAGCAGGTGTGGCATGTGCTG GATGTGGAACCATCTTCACCTGCTGCCCTTGCCGGCCTGTGCCCCTATACAGACTATGTGGTTGGTTCGGACCAGATTCTCCAGGAG TCCGAGGACTTCTTTACGCTCATCGAGTCTCATGAGGGGAAGCCCTTGAAGCTGATGGTGTATAACTCCAAGTCAGACTCCTGCCGGGAGGTGACTGTAACTCCCAACGCAGCCTGGGGTGGAGAGGGCAG TCTGGGATGTGGCATTGGCTATGGGTATCTACACCGGATCCCAACTCAGCCCCCCAGCTACCACAAGAAGCCACCTGGCACTCCACCACCTTCTGCTCCACCACCTGGTGCCCCACCACCTGATGCCCTACCACCTGGACCCACCCCCGAGGACTCTCCTTCCCTGGAGACAGGTTCCAGGCAGAGTGACTACATGGAG gCCCTGCTGCAGGCACCTGGCTCCTCCATGGAGGATCCCCTTCCTGGGCCTGGGAGTCCCAGCCACAGTGCTCCGGACCCTGATGGACTTCCCCATTTCATGGAGACTCCTCTTCAGCCCCCACCTCCAGTGCAGCGAGTCATGGACCCAG GCTTCCTGGACGTGTCGGGAATTTCCCTCTTGGACAACAGCAATGACAGTGTGTGGCCCAGCCTGCCCTCTTCCACAGAACTGACCACCACAGCTGTCTCAACCTCAGGGCCAGAGGACATCTGCTCCAGCATCAGTTCTCATGAGCGGGGTG